In Streptococcus sp. SN-1, a single genomic region encodes these proteins:
- a CDS encoding cysteine hydrolase family protein: MVHTALLIIDMQKAFDSPIWGERNNPQAEHQALRVLAYFRKHALPVLHVQHISDNPQSQFHNKQNQVFKSGFEPVTSEPVFQKTVNSAFIGTNLETYLRKKQIGHLVVVGLTLPHCVSTTTRMAANLGFEVTLLADATASFTLANKNGQTISPETIHEINLLSLQDEFAQILTTEEFLTQIQI; encoded by the coding sequence ATGGTTCACACTGCTCTACTGATTATCGATATGCAAAAAGCATTTGATAGCCCTATCTGGGGAGAACGAAATAACCCTCAAGCTGAACATCAAGCATTGAGGGTACTGGCATACTTTCGTAAACACGCTCTTCCAGTCTTACACGTTCAACACATATCTGACAATCCCCAGTCACAATTTCATAACAAACAAAATCAGGTGTTTAAAAGTGGATTTGAACCGGTCACCTCAGAACCTGTCTTTCAAAAAACGGTTAATAGCGCCTTTATTGGAACAAATCTTGAAACATATTTACGAAAAAAACAGATTGGTCATTTAGTCGTTGTTGGCTTGACTCTGCCTCATTGTGTATCCACTACTACACGAATGGCAGCAAATCTTGGTTTTGAAGTCACTTTACTAGCAGATGCTACTGCCAGTTTTACCCTAGCTAATAAAAACGGTCAGACCATCTCTCCTGAGACTATCCATGAGATTAATCTCCTTTCTCTACAAGATGAGTTTGCTCAAATTCTTACTACAGAAGAATTTTTAACCCAAATACAAATATAA
- the dusB gene encoding tRNA dihydrouridine synthase DusB has protein sequence MTNLNTPFMIGNVEIPNRTVLAPMAGVTNSAFRTIAKELGAGLVVMEMVSDKGIQYNNEKTLHMLHIDEGENPVSIQLFGSDEDSLARAAEFIQENTKTDIVDINMGCPVNKIVKNEAGAMWLKDPDKIYSIINKVQSVLDIPLTVKMRTGWADPSLAVENALAAEAAGVSALAMHGRTREQMYTGHADLETLHKVAQALTKIPFIANGDIRTVQEAKQRIEEVGADAVMIGRAAMGNPYLFNQINHYFETGEILPDLTFEDKMKIAYEHLKRLINLKGENVAVREFRGLAPHYLRGTSGAAKLRGAISQASTLAEIEALLQLEKA, from the coding sequence GTGACAAATCTTAATACACCTTTTATGATTGGCAATGTTGAGATTCCCAATCGTACCGTTTTAGCGCCCATGGCTGGCGTGACCAACTCAGCCTTTCGTACCATCGCAAAAGAGCTCGGAGCTGGACTCGTTGTCATGGAAATGGTCTCTGACAAGGGAATCCAATACAACAACGAAAAAACCCTTCACATGCTTCACATCGATGAAGGCGAAAACCCTGTCTCTATCCAACTTTTTGGTAGTGATGAAGACAGCCTAGCACGCGCAGCAGAATTCATCCAAGAAAACACTAAGACCGATATCGTGGATATCAACATGGGCTGCCCAGTTAACAAAATCGTGAAGAACGAAGCTGGCGCTATGTGGCTCAAGGACCCAGACAAGATTTACTCTATCATCAACAAGGTCCAGTCTGTCCTTGATATTCCACTTACTGTCAAGATGCGTACCGGCTGGGCTGACCCGTCTCTGGCAGTAGAAAATGCCCTCGCTGCTGAAGCAGCAGGTGTTTCTGCCCTCGCTATGCATGGCCGTACCCGTGAGCAAATGTATACAGGTCACGCAGACCTTGAGACCCTTCACAAGGTCGCTCAAGCTCTGACCAAGATTCCCTTCATCGCCAACGGTGATATCCGAACTGTCCAAGAAGCCAAACAACGCATTGAAGAAGTCGGTGCTGATGCAGTCATGATTGGCCGCGCTGCCATGGGAAATCCTTACCTCTTCAACCAAATCAACCATTACTTTGAAACAGGAGAAATCCTACCTGATTTGACCTTTGAAGACAAGATGAAAATCGCCTACGAACATTTGAAACGCTTGATTAACCTCAAAGGAGAAAACGTAGCAGTTCGTGAATTCCGTGGCCTCGCTCCTCACTACCTCCGTGGAACATCTGGCGCAGCCAAGCTCCGTGGAGCTATTTCACAAGCTAGCACCCTGGCAGAGATTGAAGCCCTCTTGCAATTGGAGAAAGCTTAA